The following coding sequences lie in one Myxococcus xanthus genomic window:
- a CDS encoding glutamine synthetase family protein produces MPTRPKAKVLTHPAMARRVRGKASRAPARGPAVRDAASVDSLRRWLDEKGIQKVKVGAVDVDGVWRGKYISLEKFLSAAKGGLGFCDVVFGWDLSDDLLDNTQVTGWHTGYPDAHAKVDLATGRVIPWEPDTAAFLLDFENPDGTPFEASPRQLLQKVAARARALGYLPRFGAEYEFFIFKEQPQSLRDKDFQGLTPLTPGMFGYSWLRTSLNAPLVHALIDGCNAFGLDIEGFHTETGPGVFEAAIRYDDIEQSADKAALFKTVVKEICARHGVTACFMAKVNAKLPGCSGHVHQSLWDLDGEQNLFHDAKAPHGMSKQLRHYIGGQVALMPELTALYWPTINSYKRSVENTWAPTTVTWGLENRTTAIRVIGESAKAMRVEYRQLGADMNAYIGMAVSLAAGLWGIENEVEPPAPCEANAYAKNDAPPLPRNLKDAVALLKGSERARELLGDGFVDHFVRTREWEVRQYERAVTNWELERYLELI; encoded by the coding sequence GCGCCGGTGGCTGGACGAAAAGGGCATCCAGAAGGTGAAGGTGGGCGCGGTGGACGTCGATGGCGTCTGGCGCGGCAAGTACATCTCCCTGGAGAAGTTCCTCAGCGCCGCCAAGGGCGGCCTGGGCTTCTGTGACGTCGTCTTCGGCTGGGACTTGAGCGACGACCTGCTCGACAACACCCAGGTGACAGGCTGGCACACCGGTTACCCGGATGCCCACGCGAAGGTGGACCTGGCCACCGGCCGCGTCATTCCCTGGGAGCCGGACACCGCGGCGTTCCTGCTCGACTTCGAGAACCCCGACGGCACGCCCTTCGAGGCGAGCCCCCGGCAGCTGCTCCAGAAGGTGGCCGCCCGCGCGCGCGCGCTGGGGTACCTGCCGCGCTTCGGCGCGGAGTACGAGTTCTTCATCTTCAAAGAGCAGCCGCAGAGCCTGCGCGACAAGGACTTCCAGGGGCTGACGCCGCTGACGCCGGGCATGTTCGGCTATTCGTGGCTGCGCACGTCGCTCAACGCGCCGCTGGTGCATGCGCTCATCGACGGGTGCAACGCCTTCGGCCTGGACATCGAGGGCTTCCACACGGAGACGGGGCCGGGCGTCTTCGAGGCGGCCATCCGCTACGACGACATCGAGCAGTCGGCGGACAAGGCCGCGCTCTTCAAGACGGTGGTGAAGGAGATTTGCGCCCGCCACGGCGTCACCGCGTGCTTCATGGCGAAGGTGAACGCGAAGCTGCCGGGGTGCTCGGGGCACGTCCACCAGTCGCTGTGGGACTTGGACGGGGAGCAGAACCTCTTCCACGACGCGAAGGCGCCACACGGCATGAGCAAGCAGCTGCGCCACTACATCGGCGGGCAGGTGGCGCTGATGCCGGAGCTCACCGCGCTCTACTGGCCCACCATCAACAGCTACAAGCGCAGCGTGGAGAACACCTGGGCGCCCACCACCGTGACGTGGGGCCTGGAGAACCGCACCACCGCCATCCGCGTCATCGGTGAGAGCGCCAAGGCGATGCGCGTGGAGTACCGGCAGCTGGGCGCGGACATGAACGCGTACATCGGCATGGCGGTCAGCCTGGCCGCGGGCCTGTGGGGCATCGAGAACGAGGTGGAGCCCCCCGCGCCCTGTGAGGCCAACGCCTACGCGAAGAACGACGCGCCGCCCTTGCCCCGCAACCTCAAGGACGCGGTGGCGCTGCTGAAGGGCAGCGAGCGCGCGCGGGAGTTGCTGGGCGACGGCTTCGTGGACCACTTCGTGCGCACGCGCGAGTGGGAGGTGCGTCAGTACGAGCGCGCCGTCACCAACTGGGAGTTGGAGCGTTACCTGGAGCTCATCTGA